The following is a genomic window from Thioclava electrotropha.
AGCACCAGCACCAGCACCCCGATCAGCGCCCAGCTCAGCTGCAGCCCCACCAACAACGTCAGCCCCGCGAGGATCGCGATATGCGTGGCCAGCGCAGCCCAGTCCCGCCCGGCCTTTTTTGCCGCCATGTCGCTGCTTTGAAACGCGAAATCGGTGAAGGAATGGGCGAAGAGTAGCGCCGCGAAAGTCTCGATCATAGGGTCTCCTCGATCATCGCTAGAGCCTCCACGATGGCCGGGTAAGCCGCGCTTGCCAAGGCCTGTGCCAGCGATTGCCGGGTGATGCCGATCTCGGAGGCTGCGGCGGTCTGGGTCGGCGGATCGAGGCGCAGCATCGGTGCAATCGCGCGCGCCTGTGCCGGGGTCCAATCCTCCGAGAGGTGATCGAACAGCCGCAGCGCCGCGCCGAGCGGCCCGCCCGCAGCATGGGCGATGCGCGGCTCCTCGAGACTGTCGAGCAGTTGCCCCGAGGCAGTGAAGACAGGCCCCGACGCCCCGTTCAGGTCGCCATCGGGCGGCAGCGTTCCATCCCCCTCGGCGATCGCGATCCGGGTCGAGAATACCTCGCCCAGAGTGCGCAACTCGGCCCGGATCAGCAGCGCGAGCCTAGCCTGAAGGCGGGGACTGGGTATCGCGAACTGCCACCCATCCCCGCGATTTCGGGCAAAGTGACTTTCCCACAGAAGCGGAGACAACGCGTCCGCCGCGCCCTCGATAGCATCAAGTGCCGCGCTCAGCTCGGAGGCCGAGAGCCGGGTCGAGGCGACGATATCGCCGGTAAGGACACAAAAATAAGCCATGCGCAGGTTATAATGCCTGCGCATGGCTATATGCAAGTAAAAACGCCTGCATTAACTATTTAGCAGGCAAATTGGCCTGCGTTACCCATCGAGGAACGGATAATCCGTATAGCCCTCAGCGCCGCCGCCGTAGAACGTGTCCGGGTTCGGCTCGTTGAGCGGCGCGTCCTTCTCGAAGCGCGTCGGCAGGTCCGGGTTCGCGATGAACAGCTTGCCGAAGGCCGCCGCCGCCGCGCCCTCTTTCAGCGCTGCTTCGGCCATCGCCTTGTCGTAGCCGTTATTCGCGATATAGGGCGCTTTCGACTTCGCGCGCAGCGTCTCGATCCCGTCCTCGGGCCATTCGCGCGGCCCGCCGGTCTGACCTTCCACGAAATGAACATAGGCCATCGGCTTGGTGTTGAGGAACTCGACGACCGCGCCGAACAGCTCCGCCGTGTTGCTGTCGATGCCGACGTTATTCGCGTTCGACCAGGGCGAGAGGCGGATGCCCACACGTTCGGCGCCGAGGATCTCGGTCACCGCGTCCACGACTTCGCGCAGGAAGCGGGTGCGGTTCTCGATCGAGCCGCCATATGCGTCCTCGCGTTTGTTCGAGGTGTCGCGCAGGAACTGGTCGATCAGGTAGCCGTTCGCGGCGTGGATTTCGACGCCATCGAAGC
Proteins encoded in this region:
- a CDS encoding alkene reductase, whose product is MADTLFSPTKLGAIEIANRFVMAPLTRNRAPDLHPTDMTVEYYRQRAGAGLIITEGTQISPMGQGYAWTPGIYNDAQVAGWKKVTEAVHGAGGNIVAQIWHVGRISVPQLLDGRDPVGPSAISAEAKTFDGEGFVATTTPHALTVEEIAATVEDYRNAARNAKAAGFDGVEIHAANGYLIDQFLRDTSNKREDAYGGSIENRTRFLREVVDAVTEILGAERVGIRLSPWSNANNVGIDSNTAELFGAVVEFLNTKPMAYVHFVEGQTGGPREWPEDGIETLRAKSKAPYIANNGYDKAMAEAALKEGAAAAAFGKLFIANPDLPTRFEKDAPLNEPNPDTFYGGGAEGYTDYPFLDG
- a CDS encoding MarR family transcriptional regulator, whose protein sequence is MAYFCVLTGDIVASTRLSASELSAALDAIEGAADALSPLLWESHFARNRGDGWQFAIPSPRLQARLALLIRAELRTLGEVFSTRIAIAEGDGTLPPDGDLNGASGPVFTASGQLLDSLEEPRIAHAAGGPLGAALRLFDHLSEDWTPAQARAIAPMLRLDPPTQTAAASEIGITRQSLAQALASAAYPAIVEALAMIEETL